A stretch of the Arvicola amphibius chromosome 8, mArvAmp1.2, whole genome shotgun sequence genome encodes the following:
- the LOC119821805 gene encoding zinc finger and SCAN domain containing protein 4C-like, whose product MASQLRKSFKPKSPADNLEPDTREFIPNQEDDISNFSSARLAPDDNGSCVKQELHTLWEMFTSWLQPEKQSKEQMISQLVLEQFLKTGRYKDKFALKEKWESSGRNLGTFMEGLTDECLKPPVMVHIFMQGQEALFSENMTLKEVIKHLKEQQSFRTTTQEKARTPLQIPRDVILATGYENSEDDPNTFLKGSKVNSCVSSPGNEMDSLLIIQTGQYPEPEQGVSYGVLWDSKRAKQGTSRYQAESLSASSYEHMFMEVQPVYLSKTDQSEDAEDGHNTFLNTTGGNGGISSLRDEKDSLLIIQRGQYPELEQGGVPYGVLWDSRKAIWDTSRSQEVPPTPHSSEGVTMVVPGFLSRPEQPTSEPVPLYQNQEANSLYVGEQERLHIDPKPYKCDKCPKAFKYSCSLSMHQKRHMNERPFVCPICQEGFYQVSELQIHEAVHKPEKPFSCSTCGRSFSHKTNLQAHERIHTGEKPYTCSLCNHRFRQSSTYHRHLRNYHKSY is encoded by the exons ATGGCTTCACAGCTCAGAAAATCTTTTAAGCCCAAGTCACCAGCAGATAACCTTGAACCGGACACTAGAGAGTTTATTCCAAACCAGGAAGATGACATCTCTAACTTTTCAAGTGCCCGTCTTGCACCAGATGACAATGGCTCCTGTGTGAAGCAGGAGCTGCACACACTCTGGGAGATGTTTACCTCGTGGTTGCAACCAGAAAAGCAGAGCAAGGAGCAGATGATTTCTCAGCTGGTCTTGGAGCAGTTTCTGAAAACTGGGCGCTACAAGGACAAGTTTGCCTTGAAAGAGAAGTGGGAATCAAGTGGCAGAAACCTGGGAACATTCATGGAGGGCCTGACTGACGAGTGCTTGAAGCCTCCTGTCATG GTTCATATCTTCATGCAGGGGCAGGAAGCCCTCTTTTCTGAGAACATGACCTTAAAAGAAGTCATCAAgcatttaaaagaacaacagtCATTCAGAACTACAACACAGGAGAAGGCAAGAACACCCTTGCAGATTCCACGGGATGTGATATTGGCAACAG GATATGAAAACAGTGAAGATGACCCAAACACTTTCTTGAAAGGTAGTAAAGTAAATAGTTGTGTTAGTAGTCCTGGAAATGAGATGGACTCCCTTCTCATTATCCAGACAGGGCAGTATCCTGAGCCTGAACAAGGTGTTTCTTATGGAGTCCTTTGGGATTCCAAAAGAGCAAAGCAAGGCACTTCCAGGTACCAGGCAGAGTCCCTGAGTGCATCTTCTTATGAACATATGTTTATGGAAGTACAACCAGTATATCTCTCCAAGACAGACCAGTCTGAAGACGCTGAAGATGGCCACAACACCTTCTTGAATACTACTGGTGGAAATGGTGGTATTAGCAGTCTCAGAGATGAGAAAGATTCCCTTCTCATTATCCAGAGAGGGCAATATCCTGAACTTGAACAGGGAGGTGTCCCTTATGGAGTTCTCTGGGATTCCAGAAAAGCAATTTGGGATACATCCAGATCCCAGGAAGTGCCCCCAACACCACATTCTTCTGAAGGTGTCACAATGGTGGTACCAGGgttcctctccaggccagagcAACCTACCTCTGAGCCTGTTCCTCTTTACCAGAATCAGGAGGCAAATTCTCTCTATGTGGGTGAGCAGGAGAGACTCCACATAGATCCCAAACCATACAAATGTGATAAATGCCCCAAAGCCTTCAAATATTCCTGTAGCCTGTCAATGCACCAGAAAAGACACATGAATGAGAGGCCATTTGTCTGTCCTATTTGTCAGGAAGGCTTCTATCAAGTCTCAGAGCTCCAAATTCACGAGGCCGTACACAAGCCAGAGAAGCCTTTCTCATGCAGCACTTGTGGCAGGTCCTTCAGCCACAAGACCAATCTGCAAGCTCATGAGAGGATTCACACAGGAGAGAAGCCCTACACCTGTTCCCTGTGTAACCATAGGTTCCGCCAGTCATCCACATACCACCGGCACTTGAGGAATTACCACAAATCATACTGA